A stretch of Henckelia pumila isolate YLH828 chromosome 4, ASM3356847v2, whole genome shotgun sequence DNA encodes these proteins:
- the LOC140860597 gene encoding uncharacterized protein, translated as MFSKIKSCSTAKEIWEKLTQLCEENDQTKENKLMVVIQKFDNIKMKSGETMNEFDERFNNIMIELNALGKSYRNREVALKVMRALPRGCDVKIVAMRESKDLDKIELHDLFADLKAYEFELGVRTEEETSTPQVTKALTAANEIPVTKTAEQITSDAMSLFFKNFGRFMRKNHKNFQRTNISIFKLKEPAEENRACYNCGKEGHFIANCTKPRKDEKITSHKKISREERKQFKKKERTKGSGSR; from the coding sequence ATGTTTAGCAAAATCAAAAGTTGTTCCACTGCCAAAGAAatatgggagaagctcactcaacTATGTGAAGAAAATGAtcaaacaaaggaaaacaaactcATGGTGGTCATCCAAAAGTTTGACAACATAAAGATGAAATCGGGAGAGACAATGAATGAATTTGACGAAAGATTCAACAACATTATGATCGAGCTGAATGCACTTGGAAAGAGTTATAGGAACCGTGAAGTAGCACTCAAAGTCATGAGAGCTCTACCACGTGGATGTGATGTGAAGATAGTAGCTATGAGAGAATCCAAAGATCTCGATAAGATCGAATTACATGATctatttgcagatctcaaagcctatgaATTCGAGCTGGGAGTTCGAACAGAGGAAGAGACATCAACACCACAAGTTACCAAGGCTCTCACTGCAGCAAATGAAATCCCAGTAACCAAAACCGCAGAACAAATTACTAgtgatgcaatgtcactatttttCAAGAATTTTGGAAGATTCATGAGGAAGAATCACAAGAATTTCCAAAGAACAAACATATCAATCTTTAAACTAAAAGAACCAGCTGAAGAAAATCGAGCTTGCTACAACTGTGGAAAAGAAGGACATTTCATAGCTAACTGTACCAAACCTAGGAAAGATGAGAAAATAACATCACACAAAAAGATCTCCAGAGAAGAAAGGAAGCAAttcaaaaagaaagaaagaaccaAAGGCTCTGGTAGCAGATGA